In the Methanomassiliicoccales archaeon genome, one interval contains:
- a CDS encoding elongation factor 1-beta gives MGKVAAVYNLMPDDVDVQIENIANEIKGVIPEGVEVARMEVRPVAFGLKMLTVTFVMNDAGAIVDNLEEALQQIKGVQSVESVSVTLI, from the coding sequence GTGGGAAAGGTTGCTGCTGTATACAATCTCATGCCTGACGACGTTGATGTTCAAATAGAAAACATCGCTAATGAGATCAAGGGAGTTATACCAGAGGGCGTTGAGGTGGCGAGAATGGAAGTAAGACCAGTTGCGTTTGGACTCAAGATGCTTACTGTTACCTTTGTTATGAACGACGCAGGCGCTATTGTTGATAACCTGGAAGAGGCGCTTCAGCAGATCAAAGGCGTCCAAAGTGTTGAATCCGTGTCTGTAACGCTGATTTGA
- a CDS encoding NADP-dependent malic enzyme has protein sequence MSNEEKTVEERLNKAYEPARIAMAYHPFYEGKIEVIPKVPIRNFQDFAIWYTPGVAEPCRDIQKNPERVYSHTNKWNMVAVVTDGTRVLGLGDIGPEAGLPVMEGKALLFKYLGGVDAVPICLNTKDPDEIVQAVKWIVPSFGGINLEDIAHPKCFAILDRLRKEVDIPVWHDDQQGTATIVTAGAINALKLVGKKMSEAKVAMIGAGAANIAIARVLIAAGVNIRNIVMVDSKGILHPGRKDLEGKYPEKWEMALKSNSERKTGGIKEAMEGADIVIGASRPGPNVITKDMVRSMADDAIVFATANPIPEIWPWDAKEAGARIVATGRSDFPNQINNSLGFPGIFRGALDVRARTITDEMCIAAALELAKTAEDKGLNEEYIVPTMDDWEVFPREAVAVGMKAIEQGVAGVKPSRSELYERAEQIIKRARGMTKLLMDRGCIRPPRV, from the coding sequence ATGAGCAACGAAGAAAAAACCGTGGAGGAAAGACTGAATAAAGCGTATGAGCCAGCAAGGATTGCAATGGCATACCATCCTTTCTATGAGGGAAAAATTGAGGTGATACCGAAGGTACCTATCCGGAACTTCCAGGATTTTGCAATTTGGTATACGCCGGGTGTCGCAGAACCTTGCAGAGATATACAAAAGAATCCTGAAAGAGTTTACAGTCATACAAACAAGTGGAATATGGTAGCGGTCGTGACGGATGGGACAAGAGTTCTCGGCCTTGGAGATATCGGTCCAGAAGCCGGATTGCCTGTGATGGAGGGTAAAGCTCTATTATTCAAGTATCTCGGAGGAGTTGATGCCGTTCCGATATGCCTGAATACAAAAGATCCCGATGAAATTGTTCAGGCGGTCAAGTGGATTGTACCATCTTTTGGCGGTATCAATTTGGAAGATATCGCTCATCCGAAATGCTTTGCTATTTTAGATCGCCTGCGAAAAGAAGTTGACATCCCGGTTTGGCATGATGATCAGCAAGGCACGGCAACAATTGTAACCGCTGGAGCGATAAACGCATTGAAACTTGTGGGAAAAAAGATGAGCGAAGCAAAGGTGGCGATGATCGGGGCCGGTGCAGCAAATATCGCTATTGCTAGAGTTTTGATCGCTGCGGGTGTGAACATAAGGAACATCGTGATGGTCGATAGCAAGGGCATATTACATCCTGGGAGAAAAGATCTCGAGGGAAAGTATCCTGAAAAATGGGAGATGGCGTTGAAGTCAAACAGCGAAAGAAAAACTGGAGGAATCAAAGAAGCGATGGAAGGGGCTGATATTGTTATAGGTGCATCTCGACCAGGACCGAATGTCATCACAAAAGACATGGTGAGATCGATGGCAGATGATGCTATTGTGTTTGCAACGGCAAATCCCATTCCAGAAATTTGGCCATGGGATGCAAAGGAGGCGGGCGCGAGGATCGTTGCTACTGGAAGGTCAGATTTTCCGAACCAAATAAACAATTCTCTTGGATTCCCGGGGATATTCAGAGGTGCTCTAGACGTAAGGGCGAGGACGATTACGGACGAAATGTGCATTGCTGCGGCATTAGAACTCGCAAAGACGGCCGAAGACAAAGGATTGAATGAGGAATATATCGTGCCTACGATGGACGACTGGGAAGTCTTTCCTAGAGAAGCGGTAGCGGTTGGGATGAAGGCAATTGAGCAAGGAGTCGCTGGAGTGAAGCCGAGCAGGAGCGAATTGTACGAGAGGGCGGAACAAATTATCAAACGAGCTAGAGGTATGACTAAATTGCTGATGGATCGGGGCTGCATAAGACCTCCACGCGTCTAA
- a CDS encoding radical SAM protein codes for MTKMKKRSEVVLIIDGFIDEPSSLGVPPYISPHVRVTAGAALDAGASVTYITIDDLRRGVRTTPAHVSVFLGGASVPGRYLRAMPASAEEIRRFSEGLFGFRILGGPATYDDNYEQLGSFDFIAKKDPASCVYDFLTRGEASNRWRSKEEWNRWLLKGATIVTKHPDFPQPLIADIESYRGCLRYKSGGCSFCVEPLKGAPLFREPEEIIEEVRALHALGVRNFRIGGQTCFISYKARIKGNSITLNETAVRKLLSGIARLNVDVLHLDNANPAVIADHPDDARKILKTIVEYCTSGNILALGMESADPVVIERNNLNANPEQVFEAIKLINEIGGERGETGLPKLLPGLNFIIGLEGESKKTLRDNLAFLNRVQKSGLLIRRINIRQVMPIRRSFRMGIKHSDFLRFKETVRKEIDRPMLERLVPKGTVLKRVFLELNEGNKTFGRQIGTYPLLVGFEYPLETGKFVDAVVIGWGFRSITAVEFPFPINSASLTAIQSLPLVGERRALRIWRKRPIRDTDDLAKAIDDPLVAMQLTKIVSFDV; via the coding sequence ATGACAAAAATGAAGAAGAGGAGCGAGGTCGTCCTTATCATCGATGGCTTCATTGATGAGCCGTCCTCATTAGGCGTTCCCCCATACATATCACCACATGTCAGGGTCACAGCTGGTGCCGCACTCGATGCTGGCGCGTCAGTGACCTATATTACTATAGATGATTTGAGACGGGGAGTGAGGACTACCCCAGCGCACGTCAGTGTGTTCCTTGGCGGCGCATCAGTTCCGGGCAGATATCTTCGCGCTATGCCAGCATCGGCGGAAGAGATACGACGTTTCTCCGAAGGTCTCTTCGGATTTAGAATACTTGGCGGTCCAGCAACCTATGATGATAATTATGAGCAGCTGGGATCCTTTGACTTCATTGCAAAAAAGGATCCAGCTTCATGCGTTTACGATTTTTTGACGAGAGGAGAAGCATCAAATAGATGGCGCTCAAAAGAAGAGTGGAATAGATGGTTATTGAAGGGCGCAACTATTGTGACAAAGCATCCTGATTTTCCTCAACCCCTCATAGCTGACATTGAAAGTTACAGGGGATGTCTACGTTATAAGTCGGGGGGTTGCTCATTTTGCGTCGAGCCACTGAAAGGTGCGCCGCTTTTTAGAGAGCCTGAGGAGATCATCGAGGAGGTACGGGCGCTGCATGCCCTTGGGGTGAGAAATTTTAGAATCGGGGGGCAGACATGTTTCATTTCATACAAAGCGAGAATTAAGGGCAACTCGATTACATTGAATGAGACAGCGGTCCGAAAGCTTTTATCCGGAATTGCCCGCCTAAATGTCGATGTTCTACATCTGGATAACGCAAATCCTGCGGTGATAGCTGATCATCCTGACGACGCGAGAAAAATTCTCAAAACTATTGTCGAATACTGCACAAGCGGCAACATCCTTGCACTGGGTATGGAAAGCGCTGATCCGGTTGTGATCGAGCGAAACAATCTCAATGCGAATCCTGAGCAAGTTTTCGAGGCAATAAAACTGATCAATGAGATCGGAGGAGAAAGAGGGGAAACTGGTCTTCCAAAATTACTGCCAGGTCTAAATTTCATAATCGGGCTCGAAGGGGAAAGCAAGAAGACTCTACGGGATAATCTGGCATTCCTGAATAGGGTTCAAAAAAGCGGGCTTCTTATCAGGAGAATAAACATCAGGCAGGTCATGCCAATTAGGCGAAGTTTCAGAATGGGTATTAAGCATTCTGATTTCTTGAGATTCAAGGAAACGGTAAGAAAGGAAATCGATAGACCGATGCTGGAACGGCTTGTTCCAAAGGGGACAGTTCTTAAGAGAGTATTTCTTGAATTGAATGAAGGAAATAAAACATTCGGCAGGCAAATTGGTACGTACCCTCTGCTTGTAGGCTTTGAGTATCCTTTAGAGACTGGAAAATTCGTGGACGCAGTCGTCATAGGATGGGGATTCAGAAGCATTACAGCGGTTGAATTCCCATTTCCGATAAACAGCGCTTCGCTTACAGCAATACAGTCACTTCCATTAGTCGGTGAGAGAAGAGCCCTAAGAATCTGGAGGAAAAGACCCATTAGAGATACTGATGACTTAGCAAAAGCAATTGATGATCCTCTGGTAGCTATGCAACTTACGAAGATTGTTTCATTCGACGTTTGA
- a CDS encoding DNA primase large subunit PriL, whose amino-acid sequence MDEYRLAKFPFLREAARFVKEAGVTLDNVMNDPAFVEAIALGKARVEDALQSGMIGEFPKTSREECLLEILSYPVARIIVSCINDSFLIHRYALAEAVTMNKRLSDESVESLTSIADELGVKTAVIDESLRMHFTSYLRYTSRIRSIDWKLVNTEIHGGFVYLSKQRFTRILQQALQERIEDELPLEVNDDILNRFSTIISEIREMVNARKSKYRAEDFGKVSIVNFPPCMKRFIGMVQAGENIPHSGRFALTAFLYGIGMQREEILKLFSTSPDFDHSKTWYQIEHITGEISGTEYTPPECSTMRSYGICFDPDELCKRVKHPLVYYRRKTRKKTINGEKLVHTQPP is encoded by the coding sequence ATGGACGAATACAGACTTGCGAAGTTTCCGTTCCTTCGTGAAGCTGCTAGGTTCGTAAAAGAGGCCGGTGTCACGCTCGATAATGTCATGAACGATCCTGCGTTTGTCGAGGCTATTGCTCTGGGAAAGGCGCGAGTCGAAGACGCATTGCAATCAGGAATGATTGGTGAATTTCCAAAAACGTCGAGAGAGGAGTGTCTTCTTGAAATTTTGAGTTACCCTGTAGCAAGAATCATTGTATCATGCATAAACGACAGCTTCTTGATACACCGATATGCATTAGCCGAAGCAGTTACGATGAATAAGCGATTGAGTGATGAATCCGTCGAATCATTGACATCAATTGCGGATGAACTGGGGGTGAAGACCGCTGTTATTGATGAAAGTTTACGCATGCATTTCACTAGCTACCTTCGATATACTTCCAGAATAAGAAGCATCGATTGGAAACTCGTTAATACCGAGATACACGGAGGTTTCGTGTACCTCTCTAAACAACGATTCACGAGAATTCTTCAGCAAGCCCTTCAAGAAAGAATTGAGGATGAATTGCCGCTTGAGGTCAACGATGACATATTGAATAGATTTTCGACTATTATCTCTGAGATTCGTGAAATGGTGAACGCAAGGAAGAGTAAATACAGGGCAGAAGATTTCGGGAAGGTTAGTATAGTAAACTTTCCGCCTTGTATGAAAAGGTTTATAGGAATGGTACAAGCCGGAGAAAACATCCCTCATAGTGGAAGATTTGCTTTGACGGCTTTTCTTTATGGAATCGGGATGCAACGTGAGGAAATCCTTAAGTTATTTTCAACCTCACCAGATTTTGACCATTCGAAAACCTGGTATCAAATAGAACATATAACTGGTGAAATTTCAGGCACAGAATACACCCCTCCTGAATGCTCAACTATGAGGAGTTATGGGATTTGCTTCGATCCAGATGAGCTTTGCAAACGAGTCAAACATCCACTTGTTTATTACCGAAGGAAAACGCGAAAGAAGACTATCAATGGCGAGAAGCTAGTTCATACACAACCGCCGTAA
- a CDS encoding CDP-alcohol phosphatidyltransferase family protein, protein MRKNSEILLDPLARYFQKVNPNALSWTALLFAIVAGLMIYFSYWFYHLLLSSSLMIMLNGIFDALDGKVARISGKASKSGDFVDHVLDRYADVFMVGAIGISGWCNPYIGIFAVIGVLLTSYMGTQAQAVGVGRLYGGLLGRADRGALLFIAPLIQCLLIQSGIAAIFVEEFAFSTFDIVMLWFGIVGNITAIQRAYVIWKKIK, encoded by the coding sequence TTGAGAAAAAATTCGGAAATCCTACTCGATCCGCTAGCAAGGTATTTTCAAAAGGTCAATCCTAATGCGTTATCTTGGACAGCACTCCTGTTTGCGATTGTTGCTGGTCTTATGATATATTTCAGTTACTGGTTTTACCACCTCCTCTTATCCTCTTCTTTGATGATAATGCTTAATGGCATTTTCGACGCGTTAGATGGAAAGGTGGCAAGAATATCCGGCAAAGCGTCGAAGAGTGGAGATTTCGTCGATCACGTGCTCGATCGATATGCCGATGTTTTCATGGTTGGTGCAATTGGTATCAGTGGTTGGTGTAATCCATACATAGGCATTTTTGCCGTAATTGGTGTGTTGCTGACGAGTTATATGGGCACACAAGCTCAAGCAGTTGGAGTCGGTAGACTCTACGGCGGCTTATTAGGGAGGGCCGACAGAGGAGCTTTGCTGTTTATTGCACCACTAATTCAGTGTCTTTTAATTCAATCGGGAATAGCTGCAATTTTTGTTGAAGAGTTTGCCTTCTCGACATTTGACATAGTAATGTTATGGTTTGGAATAGTTGGGAATATCACTGCGATTCAACGAGCCTATGTAATTTGGAAAAAAATCAAGTGA
- a CDS encoding adenylate kinase family protein codes for MVIAITGTPGTGKTSVASLLRARGYDIIEIDQIVRSAGLISGYDEERGSAEIDIDGLSEAVRSAISNKGTILVGHLAHLIDPSLLELIIILRCKPSILEKRLRNLGWKEEKILENVEAEACDVILIESLEQSDSVFEIDTSTKTPDEVATCVLEILAGEREKYAYGNIDWSEEVLNWF; via the coding sequence GTGGTTATAGCAATAACTGGTACACCTGGGACTGGAAAAACATCGGTCGCATCGCTACTTCGAGCTAGGGGATATGATATTATCGAAATAGATCAAATCGTACGATCTGCTGGATTGATATCTGGGTATGATGAGGAGCGCGGGAGTGCTGAAATCGATATTGATGGATTAAGCGAAGCAGTTCGATCGGCGATTTCAAATAAGGGCACGATTCTCGTAGGCCATCTTGCTCATTTAATCGATCCATCTCTGCTTGAATTAATCATCATACTCAGGTGCAAACCGTCGATTCTTGAAAAGCGCTTGCGCAATTTGGGTTGGAAAGAGGAGAAAATACTGGAAAATGTTGAGGCTGAGGCCTGCGATGTAATTCTCATTGAATCTTTGGAGCAATCAGACAGCGTTTTCGAAATAGATACAAGCACCAAGACGCCAGACGAGGTGGCGACTTGCGTTCTTGAAATTTTAGCTGGAGAAAGGGAAAAGTATGCATATGGTAATATCGATTGGAGCGAGGAGGTACTAAACTGGTTCTAG
- the truA gene encoding tRNA pseudouridine(38-40) synthase TruA encodes MWRAAIKTAYDGRLFAGSQRQPGLRTVEGEVIRTLKSINAITDEKTSRFRAASRTDRGVSALGNVFAFDTEFRANELLKAMNSVAGDLYFYAIARAPLDFSPRRAKRRWYKYLVPKFDCDIDLMRKCASLFEGRHDFKQFCRRDGRKTLRTIDKIVVEDYEGYLSIDFFARDFLWNMVRKIVSAMISVSLGKSSIADLEDALAGKAIDFGMAPAENLVLMDVEYDISFEIQCTMPFLKNFARKRNEIEVQSFFFDHLKSVSCVNAQTLQSIMFGLISSERHT; translated from the coding sequence GTGTGGAGAGCAGCCATCAAGACTGCTTATGATGGGAGGCTTTTCGCTGGATCTCAGAGGCAACCAGGTCTCCGCACCGTGGAGGGGGAGGTCATTAGAACGCTTAAATCGATTAATGCGATCACAGATGAAAAAACATCTAGATTTAGGGCTGCAAGTAGAACAGATCGTGGCGTGAGTGCCCTTGGAAATGTTTTTGCATTCGATACCGAATTTCGGGCAAATGAACTGCTTAAGGCTATGAATTCTGTAGCTGGAGACTTATATTTTTATGCGATTGCTAGAGCACCTTTAGACTTTTCACCAAGGAGAGCAAAGAGGCGATGGTACAAGTATCTGGTGCCAAAGTTCGATTGCGATATCGATCTCATGAGGAAATGTGCATCACTTTTTGAAGGAAGGCATGATTTTAAGCAATTCTGCAGGCGCGATGGCAGAAAGACGTTGCGAACAATCGACAAGATCGTCGTAGAAGACTATGAAGGCTATCTCTCTATTGACTTTTTTGCCAGGGACTTCCTTTGGAATATGGTGAGGAAAATTGTTTCCGCAATGATATCCGTTTCGTTAGGGAAATCTTCTATAGCAGACCTTGAAGATGCGTTGGCAGGAAAGGCGATTGATTTTGGAATGGCACCAGCAGAGAATTTGGTTCTAATGGATGTCGAGTACGACATTAGCTTCGAAATTCAATGCACCATGCCATTCTTAAAGAATTTCGCTCGAAAGAGAAATGAGATTGAAGTGCAAAGTTTCTTTTTTGATCATTTGAAGAGTGTATCGTGCGTCAATGCACAAACTCTCCAATCAATAATGTTCGGCCTAATCTCTTCCGAGCGGCATACTTAA
- a CDS encoding RNA methyltransferase, translating to MAALHTTTSLSKQGVISFPGRTMPQIRVVLVNPKHDGNIGAVARVMGNFDLTDLWLVEPCQITEEAYKRAKHAVYILESASIVNNLDDALKGCSLVVGTSGISTPSEKNFLRLALTPRDFSEKIKANEGRLALLFGREDYGLSQDELRRCDILVRIPTSQQYPILNISHAAAIIFYEIFLAGVLSSLPTQASEVEKEKLYEFFSELLDAIGYPDFRRERTEVMFRRLIGRAVPTRWEFYTLMGVIGDAVKLIKDRKTVPSEGDQFP from the coding sequence ATGGCTGCTCTCCACACCACGACATCATTAAGTAAGCAAGGCGTAATAAGCTTTCCTGGAAGAACTATGCCACAGATTAGGGTAGTACTCGTTAATCCAAAGCACGACGGAAACATCGGAGCAGTAGCCCGTGTTATGGGTAATTTTGATTTAACCGACCTTTGGCTGGTGGAACCGTGTCAGATTACCGAGGAAGCGTACAAGAGGGCGAAGCACGCTGTTTACATACTCGAGTCAGCGAGTATCGTTAATAATCTGGATGATGCACTCAAAGGCTGTTCGCTTGTTGTCGGAACAAGCGGAATTTCAACGCCTAGCGAGAAGAATTTTCTTAGGTTGGCGTTGACTCCAAGAGATTTTTCCGAAAAGATCAAGGCTAATGAGGGGAGATTAGCACTTCTTTTCGGAAGGGAAGATTACGGTTTGTCGCAAGACGAGTTGAGAAGATGTGATATTTTAGTTCGCATTCCTACAAGTCAGCAATATCCGATTCTTAACATATCCCATGCGGCAGCAATAATCTTCTACGAAATTTTCCTAGCTGGCGTTCTATCCTCTCTGCCAACGCAGGCAAGCGAGGTTGAGAAAGAGAAGCTTTATGAGTTTTTCTCAGAACTACTAGACGCAATCGGTTATCCCGATTTCAGAAGAGAGCGAACCGAAGTAATGTTCAGAAGGCTGATTGGAAGAGCGGTTCCGACCCGCTGGGAGTTCTATACCCTCATGGGCGTGATAGGCGATGCCGTCAAACTGATCAAAGATAGAAAGACAGTACCATCGGAAGGAGACCAATTCCCATGA
- the ftsZ gene encoding cell division protein FtsZ has translation MTWEYINNEEIEENIRPLKILVIGCGGGGCNSINRLHELGLSGAQTAAINTDRKHLSRIKADRRLLIGSSLTKGFGTGGDPELGRVCAENAFEPLNDILCGADMTFVVAAMGGGTGTGSAPVVADLARRNGSLVFSIVTMPFECEGRRLQIATHGLRQLSNYSDTLLVLDNNRLLEMVPHLPIDQAFGVMDQLISEIVKGITEAITEPSLINIDFSDLRSIFRQGGISTVLYGENSDPDSVVKDALSNPFLDIDFTDATGALIHITGGSNLTLKRVTRVVEGITAFLDPDANVIFGARVDDEYEGIIKVIAIITGIETIESAADIEILNSHLLTT, from the coding sequence ATGACTTGGGAATATATCAATAACGAGGAAATTGAGGAAAATATTCGACCTCTCAAAATTCTCGTTATAGGATGTGGTGGAGGTGGATGCAACTCCATAAATAGATTACACGAGCTCGGCTTGTCTGGTGCTCAGACAGCCGCCATCAACACCGATCGGAAACACCTTTCCAGAATCAAAGCGGATCGAAGGCTATTGATAGGATCGAGTTTAACAAAGGGATTTGGCACAGGTGGGGATCCAGAACTGGGTAGAGTGTGCGCCGAAAACGCATTTGAGCCTCTCAACGATATTTTATGCGGGGCAGATATGACATTTGTTGTTGCAGCGATGGGCGGTGGAACTGGTACGGGTTCTGCTCCGGTCGTGGCCGATCTGGCGCGTAGGAACGGATCGCTTGTGTTTTCAATAGTTACGATGCCGTTCGAATGCGAAGGACGGCGACTCCAAATCGCAACTCATGGACTTCGGCAATTATCAAATTATTCTGACACACTTTTAGTTCTCGACAATAACCGACTCCTGGAAATGGTACCGCATTTGCCTATCGACCAGGCTTTTGGTGTTATGGATCAATTGATATCTGAAATTGTCAAAGGAATTACAGAGGCGATTACCGAACCATCCCTCATTAACATTGATTTTTCTGATTTAAGGTCGATCTTCAGGCAGGGCGGTATATCGACTGTTCTCTATGGGGAGAATTCTGATCCTGATTCGGTTGTCAAGGACGCATTGTCCAATCCATTCCTCGATATCGATTTTACCGATGCAACTGGTGCTCTGATTCACATCACAGGTGGCAGCAATCTCACGCTAAAAAGGGTTACGCGGGTAGTCGAGGGTATTACTGCATTCTTGGATCCGGACGCAAATGTGATTTTTGGTGCAAGAGTTGATGATGAATATGAAGGAATCATCAAAGTCATCGCCATAATCACCGGAATTGAAACTATTGAAAGCGCTGCAGATATTGAAATCTTAAACAGCCATCTTTTAACGACTTAG
- a CDS encoding ribbon-helix-helix domain-containing protein yields the protein MTETERITVRIPAEKLKALQELVKKGSYPTVSDAIREAIDAIIEKHFTPEHIKRITVELPKGNVVDLENLVREGDSVSIDDAIRNAVREYVRRRISKAMEEIK from the coding sequence ATGACCGAGACTGAGAGGATCACTGTGAGGATTCCTGCAGAAAAACTCAAAGCACTGCAGGAACTCGTTAAAAAAGGATCTTATCCAACAGTTTCCGATGCTATTCGAGAAGCTATCGATGCGATAATCGAGAAGCATTTTACACCAGAACATATCAAGCGCATCACGGTTGAATTGCCAAAGGGCAACGTAGTCGATCTAGAAAACCTTGTAAGAGAGGGAGACTCAGTTTCAATTGATGATGCGATTAGAAACGCCGTTCGAGAATATGTAAGGAGAAGGATTTCGAAAGCGATGGAGGAGATAAAGTAA
- a CDS encoding TATA-box-binding protein translates to MAKIKIENVVASTSLGEELDLQAIALALEGAEYEPEQFPGLIYRLKEPKTATLLFRSGKVVCTGAKSLEHVKVAISKVAKQIERAGIKIKMEPQIEVQNIVASSDLGTEINLNAIAISLGLEKVEYEPEQFPGLVYRIDEPKVVVLLFGSGKLVCTGARKPEDVEAAVNKITEELRAAGLLH, encoded by the coding sequence ATGGCCAAAATTAAGATCGAGAACGTCGTGGCTTCGACCTCTCTTGGAGAAGAGCTGGATTTGCAGGCAATCGCACTTGCTCTAGAAGGTGCTGAGTACGAGCCAGAACAATTTCCCGGATTGATATACAGGCTGAAGGAACCCAAGACAGCTACCCTGCTTTTCAGAAGCGGAAAGGTCGTTTGCACCGGTGCAAAAAGCCTTGAGCACGTAAAAGTGGCAATAAGCAAAGTAGCCAAGCAAATAGAGAGAGCTGGCATAAAAATTAAGATGGAGCCCCAGATCGAGGTTCAGAACATTGTTGCATCATCCGATCTTGGCACCGAGATCAACCTAAACGCCATTGCAATTTCACTAGGTCTTGAAAAGGTTGAGTATGAACCAGAACAGTTCCCAGGTCTCGTTTACAGGATCGATGAACCAAAAGTCGTCGTTCTCCTTTTTGGCTCTGGAAAGCTCGTGTGTACTGGTGCAAGAAAGCCCGAGGATGTTGAGGCCGCTGTTAACAAGATCACAGAAGAATTGAGGGCGGCAGGCCTCCTACATTGA
- a CDS encoding TatD family hydrolase: MSFPILDNHIHLRPSGRNVSALKEFQRAGGTHAILVHLPYEEVTIVNETDFWRSYDITIKMAQRARNEISVRIEAVVGPYPVLLTSLSEIHSLRRAVEIMKRGMEIAAELVKEQKAIGIGEIGRPHFHVSEDIRNASNEILFYGMQLASDIGCPVILHTESATPEIMKELAEMADKAGLPREKVVKHYCPPLVLPSENHNIFPSILASRSAIIDALKKGRRFVMETDYLDDTKRPSAVMSIVTVPKRCRSFLQAGIFTEEDIWVINKENPEKIYGISIE, translated from the coding sequence ATGAGTTTTCCTATACTCGACAATCACATACATCTTCGGCCGTCTGGCAGGAATGTTTCCGCCTTGAAAGAGTTTCAAAGAGCGGGAGGAACACATGCAATTCTCGTGCATCTTCCCTATGAGGAAGTTACTATTGTAAATGAAACGGATTTCTGGCGGTCTTATGATATTACAATAAAAATGGCTCAAAGGGCCAGAAACGAAATTAGCGTTCGCATTGAAGCCGTCGTAGGTCCTTACCCTGTCCTGCTAACATCACTATCAGAAATTCACAGCCTGCGTAGAGCAGTGGAAATCATGAAAAGAGGCATGGAAATTGCCGCGGAACTTGTAAAAGAGCAGAAGGCCATCGGAATCGGGGAGATAGGTAGACCGCATTTCCACGTGTCGGAAGACATTAGGAATGCATCTAATGAGATCTTATTCTACGGGATGCAGCTTGCTTCCGATATAGGTTGCCCTGTTATCCTACATACTGAGAGTGCCACACCAGAGATCATGAAAGAGCTAGCTGAGATGGCGGATAAAGCAGGTCTTCCGCGCGAAAAAGTTGTCAAGCACTATTGCCCGCCGCTTGTGCTTCCGAGCGAGAACCACAACATTTTCCCTTCGATTCTGGCAAGCAGGTCTGCAATTATAGATGCGTTAAAGAAAGGAAGGCGCTTTGTGATGGAGACCGATTATCTTGATGATACGAAAAGACCAAGCGCGGTTATGTCAATTGTAACCGTTCCAAAGAGATGTCGCTCGTTTCTGCAGGCGGGCATATTCACAGAAGAAGATATCTGGGTCATTAATAAGGAAAATCCTGAAAAGATCTATGGGATCAGTATTGAGTAA
- a CDS encoding acylphosphatase: MFARAEVKFIGKVQGVYFRAYTKKFADELSVNGRVRNLSDGTVFAIFEGKKEQIEEVIRKLRYEHPYAKVDSVEITWLPYRNEFYDFRIIYD, from the coding sequence GTGTTTGCACGTGCGGAAGTAAAATTTATTGGAAAGGTCCAGGGAGTTTATTTCAGGGCGTATACTAAGAAATTCGCCGACGAACTGAGCGTCAATGGTCGAGTTAGAAACCTCTCAGATGGAACTGTATTCGCTATTTTTGAGGGCAAAAAAGAACAGATCGAAGAGGTCATTCGAAAGCTGAGGTACGAGCATCCTTATGCTAAAGTTGATTCTGTTGAGATTACGTGGTTGCCTTACAGAAATGAATTCTATGATTTTAGGATAATATATGATTGA